Proteins found in one Miscanthus floridulus cultivar M001 chromosome 4, ASM1932011v1, whole genome shotgun sequence genomic segment:
- the LOC136549470 gene encoding thioredoxin H-type-like, producing the protein MAGAAEGTVIACHTKEEFDAQLAKGNEAGKLVVIDFMSPTCGACQEIAPVFAACAKEYPTKGVFLKVNILELKEVAKSYSIQAAPTFVFIGDDLTLESFVGAYPDKLRNTIKEFIDNTSAASASSA; encoded by the exons ATGGCGGGCGCGGCGGAGGGGACCGTGATCGCGTGCCACACCAAGGAGGAGTTCGACGCCCAGTTGGCCAAGGGCAACGAGGCCGGCAAGCTG GTGGTGATCGACTTCATGTCCCCCACGTGCGGTGCTTGCCAAGAGATAGCCCCGGTGTTCGCGGCGTGCGCCAAGGAGTACCCTACTAAAGGTGTCTTCCTCAAGGTCAACATTCTCGAACTGAAG GAAGTTGCTAAGAGCTACAGCATCCAGGCGGCGCCGACCTTCGTCTTCATCGGGGACGATCTGACGCTGGAGAGCTTTGTTGGTGCCTATCCAGATAAGCTCCGCAACACCATCAAGGAGTTCATCGACAACACTTCTGCAGCCTCTGCGTCGTCCGCCTAA
- the LOC136549471 gene encoding thioredoxin H-type-like yields the protein MAAVEGAVIACHTKDEFDAQMAKAYEAGKLVIIDFMTSWCHGCQEIAPVYAEYAKKYPAAVFLKVNTEELEEVAKKYNIHSYPTFFFIRNGGTLESFVGADPEKL from the exons ATGGCGGCCGTAGAGGGGGCGGTGATCGCGTGCCACACCAAGGATGAGTTCGACGCCCAGATGGCCAAGGCCTACGAGGCCGGCAAGCTG GTGATCATCGACTTCATGACCTCCTGGTGCCATGGTTGCCAAGAGATAGCCCCGGTGTACGCGGAGTACGCCAAGAAGTACCCTGCCGCTGTCTTCCTCAAGGTTAATACTGAGGAACTGGAG GAAGTTGCTAAGAAGTACAacatccatagctacccgacctTCTTCTTCATCAGGAACGGCGGGACGCTCGAGAGCTTTGTTGGTGCCGATCCCGAGAAGCTCTAG
- the LOC136551030 gene encoding thioredoxin H-type-like has protein sequence MAAAQGAVIACHTKDEFDAQMAKGKEAGKLVIIDFMSPSCPFCLEIAPVYAEWAKKFPSAVFLEVNVFELKEVADFYKIDGMPTFVFIKNGETLETIEGPEKDEILDAIKKYIGTPASASA, from the exons atggCAGCCGCGCAGGGGGCCGTGATCGCGTGCCACACCAAGGATGAGTTCGACGCCCAGATGGCCAAGGGCAAGGAGGCCGGCAAGCTG GTGATCATCGACTTCATGTCCCCCTCGTGCCCTTTTTGCCTAGAGATTGCCCCGGTGTACGCGGAGTGGGCCAAGAAGTTCCCTAGCGCTGTCTTCCTCGAGGTTAATGTTTTCGAACTCAAG GAAGTTGCTGACTTCTACAAGATCGACGGGATGCCGACCTTCGTCTTCATCAAGAACGGCGAGACGCTGGAGACCATTGAAGGTCCCGAGAAGGATGAGATCCTGGACGCCATCAAGAAGTACATCGGCACTCCTGCCTCGGCGTCCGCCTAA